In a single window of the Nicotiana tomentosiformis chromosome 8, ASM39032v3, whole genome shotgun sequence genome:
- the LOC104117544 gene encoding pectin acetylesterase 11-like produces MGKVTSTHIEICQTSPPQVRFSGILHNDLRINPDFYNWNRVRVRYCDGSSFTGDVDDVDPDTKLYYRGARIFRAIMNDLSRKGMQTAENAILSGTSAGGLATILNCDKFKSLLPDDARVKCVADAGFFINAKTISGTSDIHDLLYMDRLRICLHLAPL; encoded by the exons atgggtaaagtaacatcaacacatatcgaaatatgccaaacatcaccacCACAAGTCAGATTTTCAGGGATTCTTCATAACGATCTCAGAATTAATCCAG ACTTTTACAATTGGAATAGAGTTAGAGTCAGATATTGTGATGGGTCATCCTTCACAGGTGATGTTGACGATGTTGATCCT GATACCAAACTTTATTATAGAGGAGCAAGAATCTTCAGAGCCATTATGAATGATTTATCCAGAAAAGGAATGCAAACGGCTGAAAAT GCAATCCTAAGCGGAACTTCAGCTGGCGGATTGGCTACAATTTTGAATTGCGATAAGTTCAAGTCTCTCCTTCCAGATGATGCCAGAGTAAAGTGCGTTGCAGATGCAGGCTTCTTCATCAATGC CAAGACAATATCTGGCACTTCAGATATTCATGATTTACTTTACAT GGATCGGCTAAGAATTTGCCTCCATCTTGCACCTCTATAA